In Hahella sp. KA22, one genomic interval encodes:
- a CDS encoding DUF99 family protein gives MKSLDQLVKGNRRIRVAGFDDAPFARRRGSPVNVAGIICADGEFEGMLWGAATKDGDDATDCLIAMLTSSKFYDQVGVVLTDGVAIGGFNVIDLPRLCESVQRPCIAVMRKHPDLAAIDKALRNFDDYERRRDLIRAAGTIFNNDFCHYQVAGCDPETASKALARLTTKGRVPEALRLAHIIGSAVMTGESGRRA, from the coding sequence ATGAAATCATTGGATCAATTGGTGAAAGGCAATCGTCGTATTCGCGTTGCGGGGTTTGATGATGCGCCTTTTGCACGGCGGCGGGGATCGCCAGTCAACGTGGCGGGAATCATCTGCGCAGATGGCGAATTTGAAGGCATGCTCTGGGGCGCTGCGACCAAAGATGGCGATGACGCCACGGACTGCCTGATCGCCATGCTGACGAGCAGCAAGTTTTATGATCAGGTCGGCGTCGTGCTGACGGATGGCGTGGCCATCGGCGGATTCAATGTTATTGACCTGCCCAGGTTATGCGAAAGCGTGCAGCGTCCCTGCATCGCGGTCATGCGCAAGCACCCGGATCTGGCGGCGATTGATAAGGCGCTGCGTAACTTTGACGACTATGAACGGCGGCGTGATCTGATTCGCGCAGCGGGAACCATTTTCAATAATGATTTCTGTCACTATCAGGTGGCGGGCTGCGACCCGGAAACCGCCAGTAAAGCGTTGGCGAGACTGACCACGAAAGGCAGAGTGCCAGAGGCTTTGAGGCTGGCGCATATTATTGGCTCGGCGGTGATGACCGGCGAAAGCGGTCGGAGGGCCTGA
- a CDS encoding DUF4166 domain-containing protein produces MENAVTQWFGDAFSRLHPMLQQLHREGGTLTGRVQIEYGPGLAGWLGRRIAAKTGAPQTTGMVGFCVEIRHSGDALQWNRTFETGAQMRSLFRPHGAFPDGYWSETTGGVELHLGVDIRDGGWRWVPQRCKLRGVSLPLWLVPRTDAYKSVVGDQYRFAVTLSLPVLGKLMSYSGNLRPG; encoded by the coding sequence ATGGAAAATGCCGTGACGCAATGGTTCGGTGATGCTTTCTCGCGTCTGCACCCGATGCTGCAGCAACTGCATCGCGAGGGCGGAACGCTGACCGGACGCGTGCAGATTGAATACGGGCCGGGACTGGCGGGTTGGCTCGGACGTCGTATCGCCGCGAAGACCGGTGCGCCGCAGACGACAGGAATGGTCGGTTTTTGTGTTGAAATCCGCCACTCTGGCGACGCGTTGCAATGGAACCGCACCTTTGAGACCGGCGCTCAGATGCGCTCCCTGTTTCGCCCCCACGGCGCGTTTCCTGATGGTTACTGGAGTGAAACCACCGGCGGCGTGGAGCTGCATTTGGGCGTGGATATCCGCGATGGCGGCTGGCGCTGGGTTCCGCAACGATGCAAATTGCGTGGAGTCTCTTTGCCTTTATGGCTGGTTCCACGAACGGACGCCTATAAATCCGTCGTGGGCGACCAGTATCGCTTTGCCGTCACCCTCAGCCTTCCCGTGTTGGGAAAACTAATGAGCTATTCTGGAAACCTGCGGCCGGGCTGA
- a CDS encoding N-acetyltransferase, which yields MSGEAEQMKFLCLKHTDADIARELLDLFQSAYRVEADLIGVELFPPLHRTLADFMASSTQFLGYRREARLVAAMEWNRQGEWLSIDSLVVAPDMFRRGYASGLLEHVFAHRDQFGRPKGARVSTAEVNAPAIALYERFGFQKVGRRRTEEGISVVSFDVLF from the coding sequence ATGAGCGGCGAAGCAGAACAGATGAAATTTTTATGTCTGAAGCATACGGATGCGGATATCGCCAGGGAGTTGCTCGATCTGTTTCAATCCGCTTACCGGGTGGAGGCGGATTTGATTGGTGTGGAGCTGTTTCCGCCTTTGCATAGAACCCTCGCTGATTTCATGGCGAGTTCTACCCAGTTCCTGGGCTATCGACGGGAGGCCAGGCTGGTTGCGGCGATGGAGTGGAACCGCCAGGGCGAGTGGCTGAGCATCGACAGTCTGGTGGTCGCTCCAGATATGTTTCGGCGGGGATACGCCAGTGGTTTGCTGGAGCATGTTTTTGCTCATCGTGATCAGTTTGGACGTCCCAAAGGAGCGCGAGTATCCACCGCCGAAGTGAACGCGCCCGCCATTGCTCTGTATGAACGCTTCGGGTTTCAGAAGGTGGGGCGTCGCCGCACGGAGGAGGGGATATCTGTGGTATCCTTTGACGTCCTGTTTTGA
- a CDS encoding DUF4279 domain-containing protein → MQDLSELIISVAAGEIDTPSLGVTEQVLASHKIARKPIKIDMNTQMDCCNVYYSLVGESYYFVLSLKQDAEQWRINWAYIEPHVRVRLVIQSSSLTPDRMSSFIGLKPTHSYLQGEKRNKSVNSVYRHHGWGFELDKDVPDSLEKKLDKLISVIGENRESLRTLSESASIKVMVWYDCYKDWMGGISLSAEQMALLGEIGAGLEVDIHASGPDWPGP, encoded by the coding sequence GTGCAGGACTTGAGTGAACTTATTATCAGCGTCGCGGCCGGGGAGATTGATACGCCTTCTCTAGGCGTTACTGAACAGGTTTTAGCCAGTCATAAAATTGCGCGGAAGCCAATAAAAATAGATATGAATACGCAGATGGATTGCTGTAATGTCTATTATTCTTTAGTGGGTGAATCCTATTATTTTGTGCTTTCCTTGAAGCAGGATGCTGAGCAATGGCGAATTAATTGGGCATATATTGAGCCTCATGTCAGGGTAAGATTAGTCATTCAGTCCTCCTCATTGACACCTGATAGAATGTCCTCTTTTATTGGGTTAAAACCGACGCATAGTTATTTACAAGGGGAGAAACGAAATAAATCTGTAAATTCCGTCTATCGTCATCATGGATGGGGGTTTGAGCTGGATAAAGATGTTCCGGATTCCCTGGAGAAAAAGCTGGATAAATTAATATCCGTCATCGGTGAAAACAGAGAAAGTCTACGCACTCTCAGTGAGTCGGCGAGTATAAAAGTCATGGTGTGGTATGACTGCTACAAAGACTGGATGGGTGGGATATCGCTGTCAGCGGAGCAGATGGCTTTGCTGGGGGAAATTGGAGCCGGTCTGGAGGTTGATATACATGCGTCGGGCCCGGATTGGCCAGGCCCATAG
- a CDS encoding putative adhesin, which translates to MAKKTPLGDKLYLFTDATGMIAENLLITSHGGYISRPDFGKQTGWARNIPGLGGWIGVPEWTQLYFYGPHTQSLLDPGLGSVISGKTKFLQRLAPNTKVRNYSLSKYQGEETGETYESIGRDIDSNRTFITLRQDALNSGDERMMAEAQRLCPNPFPKFDVLTVRNRKLMGGVDLKHALDMLASNGYRYNNIHCVFCRSRMIGPSGSWDARNNP; encoded by the coding sequence ATGGCGAAGAAAACTCCATTAGGCGACAAACTGTATTTATTCACTGACGCCACCGGCATGATAGCGGAAAACCTGCTTATAACCTCCCATGGCGGCTATATTTCACGCCCGGATTTCGGCAAGCAGACAGGCTGGGCGCGCAATATCCCTGGTCTGGGAGGCTGGATCGGCGTGCCGGAATGGACTCAGCTTTATTTCTACGGCCCTCACACTCAATCATTGCTGGACCCCGGCCTGGGTTCCGTTATCAGCGGTAAAACCAAGTTTTTGCAACGTCTGGCGCCCAATACAAAAGTCAGAAATTATAGTCTGAGCAAATATCAGGGAGAAGAAACGGGAGAGACCTACGAGAGCATCGGTCGGGATATAGACAGCAACCGGACATTTATCACCTTGCGTCAGGACGCCTTGAACAGCGGCGACGAAAGAATGATGGCTGAAGCGCAACGTTTATGCCCCAACCCATTCCCCAAATTCGATGTATTGACCGTCCGCAACCGCAAGCTGATGGGCGGAGTAGACCTCAAACACGCACTGGACATGCTCGCCAGCAATGGTTATCGCTACAACAACATTCACTGCGTATTCTGTCGTTCAAGAATGATCGGCCCAAGCGGCAGCTGGGACGCCCGCAACAACCCTTGA
- a CDS encoding pre-peptidase C-terminal domain-containing protein, translating into MKKSIGSIFVCALTALPLLAHSDDSRDIISDEQFIYSYQEMLTFDVAAYLKRNAPHLLDQTEVITHWAGYSTVSPKVLLTLIEMQTGLVSGARTASLQRPLGDLSERNGFSAQVEDIAMRLAKSYYRTVNQEQNSLSISGEDIATRALSRALMNNAAGDADEFATVYQRLFPQEQESAEPPGVSRFSAYSKKLVPPENMLQLPFPIDQSWWFGGAHTNTGSGNYPLSSLDMNNGGSWGSDTSTKWAVASAAGTAVRHSSCFVEVLHDGGWSTTYYHLDNVQFQNRTSVTQNQKLANYANNRSQALCNGGSSTGPHQHFSLKYDGSFYHLDGVYLSGYKVKTGRYSYDGNCNYFWMSKNGSKYCTSNKLYNPGTSGPTDPDTPDTELENGQVLSNLSADKEDKDYYVLKVDPGARDLTFRISGGSGDMDMFVKYGSRPTFDSYDCRPYKTTQEEVCSFDSPQAGNYYVMLHAFSSYSGITFEAGYKANSDSSQELMNGEAVTKLSGSKDEMDYYYVDIPENARNLRIEMSGGQGDADMHVRFRTPPTLNEYDCRPFKTTQQETCSYDTPQTGVYHVMLHAFDPYSDVQLVARYDDRVKGQEVAVMLTQARQE; encoded by the coding sequence ATGAAAAAAAGTATCGGATCTATCTTCGTCTGCGCGCTTACAGCACTCCCCCTCCTGGCGCATTCTGACGATAGCAGAGATATCATTTCGGACGAGCAGTTTATCTATTCTTATCAAGAGATGCTGACCTTCGATGTCGCCGCCTACCTGAAACGGAATGCTCCTCATTTGCTGGATCAGACCGAAGTCATCACTCACTGGGCCGGTTATAGCACCGTGAGCCCTAAAGTGTTGTTAACCCTGATAGAAATGCAGACTGGCCTGGTAAGCGGCGCACGCACTGCATCCCTGCAACGTCCCCTCGGAGATTTGTCCGAACGGAATGGTTTCAGCGCTCAGGTTGAAGATATCGCCATGCGTCTGGCCAAGTCTTATTACCGCACAGTGAACCAGGAGCAAAACAGCCTCTCCATCAGCGGCGAGGACATCGCCACCCGAGCGCTCTCTCGCGCCCTGATGAACAATGCCGCAGGCGATGCAGATGAATTTGCAACGGTCTACCAGCGCTTGTTCCCGCAAGAGCAGGAAAGCGCGGAACCTCCCGGCGTCAGTCGCTTTTCCGCTTACTCCAAAAAGCTGGTCCCACCGGAAAACATGCTGCAGCTCCCCTTCCCGATTGATCAGAGCTGGTGGTTCGGCGGCGCGCACACCAACACAGGCAGCGGCAATTATCCGTTGTCTTCCCTGGATATGAACAACGGCGGCTCCTGGGGCTCGGATACATCCACCAAATGGGCCGTGGCGTCCGCCGCGGGAACTGCGGTGCGGCATTCGTCCTGCTTCGTGGAGGTACTGCACGATGGCGGCTGGTCAACCACTTACTACCATCTGGATAACGTACAGTTCCAGAATCGCACCAGCGTGACGCAAAACCAGAAACTGGCGAACTACGCCAACAACCGCTCTCAGGCGCTCTGTAATGGCGGCAGCTCAACCGGGCCCCACCAGCATTTCAGCCTGAAATATGACGGCAGCTTCTACCACCTGGATGGCGTTTATCTGTCCGGCTACAAAGTGAAAACAGGTCGCTATAGCTACGACGGTAACTGCAATTATTTCTGGATGAGCAAGAACGGTTCGAAATACTGCACCAGCAATAAACTCTATAACCCTGGCACATCCGGACCCACCGATCCCGACACGCCGGATACGGAACTGGAAAACGGCCAAGTTCTGAGTAACCTAAGTGCGGACAAGGAGGACAAAGACTACTACGTGCTGAAAGTCGATCCTGGCGCGCGCGACCTGACGTTCCGCATCTCTGGCGGCAGCGGCGACATGGATATGTTCGTCAAATACGGCAGCCGACCGACCTTTGATTCCTATGACTGCCGGCCCTACAAAACCACTCAGGAAGAAGTTTGCAGCTTCGACTCGCCCCAGGCCGGCAATTACTATGTCATGCTGCATGCATTCTCCAGCTATTCCGGCATCACCTTCGAAGCAGGCTATAAAGCTAACTCCGACAGCAGCCAGGAGCTGATGAATGGCGAGGCGGTGACGAAGCTTTCCGGCAGCAAGGATGAAATGGACTATTACTATGTCGACATCCCGGAAAACGCCCGTAACTTGCGTATAGAAATGTCTGGCGGACAAGGGGATGCGGACATGCATGTCAGGTTCAGAACCCCACCCACGTTGAACGAGTATGACTGCCGCCCCTTCAAAACCACACAGCAGGAGACCTGCTCATACGACACGCCGCAGACCGGGGTTTACCATGTGATGTTGCACGCCTTCGATCCTTACTCGGACGTACAGCTGGTGGCCCGCTACGATGACCGGGTTAAGGGCCAGGAAGTGGCTGTTATGCTCACGCAGGCCAGGCAGGAATAG
- a CDS encoding response regulator transcription factor translates to MRILIIEDDRHLAAAIADYLELHKAECDFAFNGAVGLQRAAQDRFDVIILDLMLPKMNGFDLCLELRRQGIYTPVLMLTACDTDEEQLQGFRSGVDDYVAKPCAMPLLWARLQALARRASKQGERLQVGPLEIRLGEHRAIREGRELKLTPTGWRLLVTLMRRSPDVVSRVELETAAWPGEDVDPGNFNVQLHQLRKAVDKPFAQALIHTVVGVGVCIREDGA, encoded by the coding sequence ATGCGCATACTGATCATTGAAGACGATCGCCACCTGGCCGCCGCCATCGCCGACTATCTTGAGTTGCATAAGGCGGAGTGCGACTTCGCCTTCAACGGCGCTGTCGGGCTGCAGCGTGCGGCGCAGGACAGGTTCGACGTCATCATTCTGGATTTGATGTTGCCGAAAATGAACGGCTTTGATCTGTGCCTGGAGTTGCGACGCCAAGGGATATATACGCCAGTGCTGATGCTGACCGCCTGCGATACGGATGAAGAACAATTGCAGGGATTTCGCAGCGGCGTCGACGACTATGTCGCCAAGCCCTGTGCGATGCCGTTGCTATGGGCGCGTTTACAGGCGCTGGCGAGACGCGCGTCGAAGCAGGGGGAGAGATTGCAGGTGGGTCCGTTGGAGATACGCTTGGGAGAGCATCGCGCGATACGAGAGGGGCGTGAACTAAAACTGACGCCAACCGGCTGGAGGCTGTTAGTGACATTGATGCGACGCAGCCCTGACGTTGTTTCCCGGGTGGAGCTGGAAACCGCCGCCTGGCCTGGCGAAGACGTTGATCCGGGCAACTTCAACGTCCAGCTTCATCAACTGCGCAAAGCAGTGGATAAGCCCTTTGCGCAGGCTTTGATACATACCGTTGTCGGCGTCGGCGTATGTATTCGGGAAGACGGCGCCTGA
- a CDS encoding sterol desaturase family protein, whose amino-acid sequence MDNLQARFDAVGVWLEVIDLSVLAALCVVVAGVCWDMVRKRWEPLREKLANIAVAIGNVLLERTLYGAVFLIALWLVEPLALWRMPINGWTWVLALLAADLSYYWMHRIEHKVRFFWTIHSVHHSSERFDFSTSLRLSWLEGPVEWIFLVPMILLGFDLVQTIVAFLAVVAYQSWIHTEKVRSLGWLDSVFNTPSAHRVHHGSHHPYLDKNFGGVLMIWDRLFGTYQAEVAQVQYGLTAPLASRNPFVVVFHEAAALYSDCRRSLSWRDRLLFLIKPPGWKPDTHAHTDH is encoded by the coding sequence ATGGATAATTTGCAGGCGCGTTTTGATGCGGTGGGTGTCTGGCTGGAGGTGATTGATCTTAGCGTGCTCGCTGCGCTTTGTGTCGTCGTCGCAGGGGTGTGCTGGGATATGGTGCGAAAGCGTTGGGAGCCGTTGCGCGAGAAGCTTGCCAATATCGCTGTCGCTATCGGCAATGTTCTCTTGGAGCGGACGCTATATGGCGCAGTTTTTTTAATCGCGCTGTGGCTGGTCGAGCCTCTGGCTTTGTGGCGTATGCCGATAAATGGCTGGACTTGGGTGTTGGCGCTTCTGGCGGCGGACTTGAGTTACTATTGGATGCACCGAATCGAGCACAAAGTAAGGTTTTTCTGGACGATCCATAGCGTGCATCACTCTTCGGAGCGCTTTGACTTCAGTACGTCCTTGCGTCTTTCCTGGTTGGAAGGCCCTGTAGAGTGGATCTTTCTGGTTCCCATGATTTTGCTCGGGTTTGACCTGGTGCAGACGATAGTGGCCTTTTTGGCGGTGGTGGCTTACCAATCCTGGATTCATACGGAAAAAGTAAGGTCGCTTGGCTGGTTGGACTCTGTGTTCAATACGCCCTCCGCGCATCGGGTCCATCATGGCTCTCATCATCCCTACCTGGACAAAAACTTCGGTGGCGTGCTGATGATTTGGGACCGCCTGTTCGGGACTTATCAGGCAGAGGTCGCGCAGGTGCAGTACGGCCTGACTGCGCCATTGGCGTCACGCAATCCCTTTGTAGTGGTGTTTCATGAGGCGGCGGCGTTATATTCGGATTGCCGAAGGTCGCTGTCATGGCGTGATCGGCTACTGTTTTTGATCAAGCCCCCTGGCTGGAAACCGGACACCCATGCGCATACTGATCATTGA
- a CDS encoding nucleotidyl transferase AbiEii/AbiGii toxin family protein: MMQTPKALTDEARTLIAIETVLSRLRSLAQADRFVVRGSYVSGCWSGPQPRACKDLDLLYLGDYAPDYFTTLMRQLVTQTDASPCRFEPETLQIHPIWQDSISPGVRYSVNYVIAGSEGILQVDIAVGDPLVVPPRIIAIPSVLQEGVTNAVPTVAVEIAAAWKLHGLFEHMNGGWMSKTLWDLYLFCRYNELDADLLRRAILEAFASRMDPLEICRRLMFGDFGRSKKSRRNWRNLMAEYPHQQIEPMESVLDWLRTYLNPRLPLQNDGTLLTQSEVITYRVRLLKEDGSEAARKKLRTLQQKRKLLPYKAYTSIPHLPGSRTGLADKHIDANKADMLTTRQRYPDDVVIVQEKLDGSCVAALRTDDRVLALGRDGDLADESPNPARRLWAEWVEEHQARFLDVLEPGERLVGEWLALVHGTRYRLAHEPFVPFDIFTADNRRIPYAAFYRRVTQAGFTPAKTLHVGEPCSVEEALRLLGNGAHGSVDAPEGAVWRLEREEQALFLGKFVRHGKTDGVYLPENSGRPALWNWHPYLPVFFEDGVLDTASKTENDETD, translated from the coding sequence ATGATGCAGACGCCGAAGGCCCTTACGGACGAAGCGCGGACTCTTATCGCTATTGAGACGGTGTTGTCGCGTTTACGCAGTCTGGCGCAGGCTGATCGCTTCGTCGTGCGAGGCAGTTATGTTTCAGGCTGTTGGAGCGGGCCGCAGCCGCGAGCCTGTAAAGACCTGGATTTATTGTATTTGGGGGATTACGCCCCTGACTATTTCACAACGTTGATGCGTCAGCTCGTGACGCAGACAGACGCTTCGCCTTGCCGCTTTGAACCAGAGACACTGCAGATTCATCCCATTTGGCAGGACAGCATCTCTCCGGGCGTGCGATATAGCGTTAATTATGTGATTGCAGGTTCTGAAGGTATTTTGCAGGTGGATATCGCTGTGGGTGATCCGCTAGTGGTTCCTCCGCGGATTATAGCGATTCCTTCCGTTCTGCAAGAAGGCGTTACGAACGCTGTTCCGACTGTCGCCGTGGAAATCGCCGCCGCCTGGAAGCTGCATGGGCTGTTTGAGCATATGAACGGCGGTTGGATGTCGAAAACCTTATGGGACCTGTATCTGTTTTGCCGCTACAACGAATTAGATGCGGACCTGTTGCGGCGCGCTATTCTGGAGGCCTTCGCCAGCAGGATGGACCCGTTGGAAATTTGCCGACGTCTGATGTTCGGTGATTTCGGCCGTAGTAAAAAATCCCGCAGAAACTGGCGCAATCTGATGGCGGAATATCCGCATCAGCAAATTGAACCGATGGAGTCGGTGTTGGACTGGCTGCGAACATATCTCAACCCGAGATTGCCGTTGCAGAATGATGGAACCTTGCTGACCCAGTCTGAGGTGATCACCTATCGCGTGAGGCTGCTGAAGGAAGACGGTTCGGAAGCCGCCCGCAAAAAGCTGCGCACCCTGCAGCAGAAACGCAAGCTGCTGCCGTACAAGGCCTATACGTCCATTCCTCATCTGCCCGGTTCGCGCACGGGGCTGGCGGATAAACATATCGACGCCAACAAAGCGGATATGCTGACCACTCGACAACGTTATCCTGACGATGTGGTGATCGTGCAGGAAAAGCTGGATGGTTCCTGCGTGGCCGCGTTGCGAACGGATGACCGGGTTCTGGCGTTGGGACGTGATGGCGATCTGGCGGATGAGTCTCCCAATCCTGCGCGAAGACTGTGGGCGGAATGGGTGGAGGAGCATCAAGCCCGTTTTCTTGATGTGCTGGAGCCCGGAGAGAGATTGGTCGGCGAGTGGTTGGCCCTCGTGCATGGAACCCGTTACCGGCTGGCGCATGAACCTTTTGTACCCTTTGATATTTTTACCGCGGACAATCGACGCATACCCTATGCGGCCTTTTATCGACGCGTGACGCAGGCTGGGTTTACTCCCGCCAAGACACTCCATGTCGGCGAACCCTGCTCCGTTGAAGAGGCGCTGCGATTATTAGGGAACGGCGCGCACGGAAGCGTGGATGCGCCGGAAGGCGCTGTGTGGCGTCTGGAGCGGGAAGAGCAGGCGCTGTTTTTGGGTAAATTTGTACGTCATGGTAAAACCGATGGGGTCTATCTTCCAGAAAACAGCGGACGTCCCGCGCTATGGAATTGGCATCCATATTTGCCTGTGTTTTTTGAAGACGGCGTTCTGGATACGGCAAGTAAAACTGAAAATGATGAGACGGATTAA
- a CDS encoding isochorismatase family protein, protein MTIINTVSLHEAMNNEVKKGRKKLALFVIDEQGGQAPRNHASLLATITKAQTLRMPIYLIEIDHAALGQGAQPVVIGGAAPVGVRTWRDYCVRGATVVKKPHISMFNPETNLDIAAEIKRQNITGAVIIGTQTNQCVKVNAVGGYVDRLNTKKFDGLNKLCKVYTCGAALRGTEEATWKNEPNVFYYNHLEVAPRPHR, encoded by the coding sequence GAACAATGAAGTTAAAAAAGGCAGGAAGAAACTTGCGTTATTTGTCATAGATGAACAGGGAGGACAGGCCCCCAGAAATCATGCTTCGCTATTGGCGACTATAACTAAAGCGCAAACTTTGCGCATGCCCATTTACTTAATAGAAATCGATCACGCCGCACTCGGACAAGGAGCGCAACCTGTCGTCATTGGTGGAGCTGCTCCGGTGGGAGTAAGAACATGGAGAGACTATTGCGTGCGCGGCGCCACAGTGGTTAAGAAGCCACACATTAGCATGTTCAACCCCGAAACAAATCTGGATATCGCCGCTGAAATCAAAAGACAGAATATTACTGGGGCCGTTATTATCGGAACGCAAACCAATCAATGTGTAAAAGTAAATGCCGTAGGCGGCTATGTGGACAGGCTTAATACAAAGAAGTTTGATGGACTAAATAAACTTTGTAAGGTTTATACATGCGGCGCAGCATTGAGAGGTACGGAGGAAGCCACTTGGAAAAATGAACCCAATGTTTTCTATTACAATCATTTGGAAGTAGCCCCCCGCCCTCATCGATAG
- a CDS encoding O-methyltransferase, translated as MSKQTLNMNDSLYQYLQVTGVRESKVLHALRDETNRHEMARMQIAPEQGQFLTLLTKLTGARKAIEVGTFTGYSSICIAEGLPKDGKLICCDVSEEWTSIARRYWCLAGLTDRIDLRLAPAMETLNKLLDEGHARTFDFAFIDADKTNYDNYYEACLRLLRPGGLIAVDNVLWDGKVADPTERDDDTCAIRALNEKLMRDKRIDYSMVPIADGVSLARKK; from the coding sequence ATGTCAAAACAAACTCTAAATATGAACGACAGCCTCTATCAGTACCTGCAAGTCACCGGCGTCAGGGAAAGCAAAGTGCTGCATGCATTGCGGGACGAAACCAACCGACATGAGATGGCGCGTATGCAGATTGCGCCGGAGCAGGGGCAGTTCCTGACCTTGCTGACGAAGCTGACGGGCGCCCGCAAAGCCATCGAAGTGGGCACTTTTACCGGTTATAGCTCCATCTGCATCGCCGAAGGCTTACCCAAAGACGGCAAACTTATCTGCTGCGACGTCAGTGAAGAATGGACCAGTATCGCCAGACGCTATTGGTGCCTGGCGGGGCTGACTGACCGCATTGACCTGCGGCTGGCGCCCGCGATGGAAACCCTTAACAAGCTGTTGGACGAGGGCCATGCGCGCACTTTCGATTTCGCTTTTATCGATGCGGATAAAACCAACTACGACAACTATTACGAAGCCTGCCTGCGCTTATTGCGCCCGGGCGGTCTGATCGCCGTCGACAACGTGCTGTGGGACGGCAAAGTCGCCGATCCCACTGAACGGGATGACGACACCTGTGCAATTCGCGCTCTGAATGAGAAGCTGATGCGCGACAAGCGTATTGATTACTCCATGGTGCCCATCGCGGACGGCGTCAGTCTGGCGCGGAAAAAATAA